The Brachionichthys hirsutus isolate HB-005 chromosome 3, CSIRO-AGI_Bhir_v1, whole genome shotgun sequence genome has a window encoding:
- the tnfaip8l2b gene encoding tumor necrosis factor, alpha-induced protein 8-like protein 2 B, producing the protein MESFSSKDLACKVQKKILSSLATKASVQMFIDDTTSEILDELYHISKEHSGSKPEAQKVIKDLIKIAVKIGVLFRNNRFNVDELRTAQDFKKKLNQGAMTAISFYEVDFTFEKTVMMDLLTGCKDLLLKLVHNHLTPKSHGRINHVFNHYSDPELLTRLYDPDGSFRPNLSKICKGLNKLVEEGTI; encoded by the exons ATGGAATCCTTCAGCTCAAAGGACTTGGCCTGCAAGGTGCAGAAGAAGATCCTCAGCAGCCTCGCCACCAAAGCCTCCGTCCAGATGTTCATCGACGACACCACCAGCGAGATCCTGGACGAACTGTACCACATCTCCAAAGAGCACTCGGGCAGCAAACCAGAGGCCCAGAAGGTCATCAAAGACCTGATCAAGATCGCCGTGAAGATCGGCGTCCTGTTCAGGAACAACCGCTTCAACGTGGACGAGCTGAGAACGGCCCAAGACTTCAAGAAGAAGCTCAACCAGGGGGCGATGACGGCCATCAGCTTCTACGAG GTGGACTTCACCTTTGAGAAGACGGTCATGATGGACCTCCTGACGGGCTGCAAGgacctgctgctgaagctggtCCACAACCACCTCACCCCGAAATCTCACGGGCGCATCAACCACGTCTTCAACCATTACTCCGACCCCGAGCTCCTGACCAGACTGTACGACCCCGACGGCTCCTTCCGACCGAACCTCAGCAAGATCTGCAAAGGACTCAACAAACTGGTGGAGGAGGGGACGATATGA
- the lysmd1 gene encoding lysM and putative peptidoglycan-binding domain-containing protein 1: MSGERAALPPGEEGLLQGSRTRSYGSLVRSPVRQRRVEHEIQPGETLQGLALKYGVSMEQIKRANRMYTNDSIFLKTSLSIPVTSDSCRRGGGVDGDGKDSGGAPRQNGLSEEERGAVTERASDLSPADFMKRLDGRIGRSKQAAADGRQEAERRVAALEAACASGASRWRPLAGSRSVVASPGGQRTPHGDVPLTVTRLTGKLSDAEDEIFQL; the protein is encoded by the exons ATGTCGGGGGAGCGAGCTGCTCTTCCGCCCGGGGAGGAGGGCCTGCTGCAGGGCAGCCGGACGAGGTCTTACGGCAGCCTGGTCCGGTCTCCGGTCCGTCAGAGACGCGTCGAGCACGAAATCCAGCCTGGGGAGACGCTGCAAGGCCTGGCCCTGAAATATGGAGTTTCT ATGGAGCAAATCAAAAGGGCGAACAGGATGTACACCAACGACTCGATATTCCTGAAGACGTCGTTGTCGATCCCCGTGACGTCCGACTCGTGCCGCCGTGGCGGCGGCGTGGACGGCGACGGGAAGGATTCCGGAGGCGCTCCTCGTCAGAACGGCCTCTCCGAGGAGGAGAGGGGCGCGGTCACAGAGCGGGCGTCGGACCTCAGCCCGGCGGACTTCATGAAGCGTCTGGACGGGCGGATCGGTCGGTCCAAGCAGGCCGCCGCCGACGGacggcaggaagcagagcgaag GGTCGCCGCCCTGGAGGCGGCTTGCGCCAGCGGGGCCTCGCGCTGGCGGCCGCTCGCCGGCTCTCGGAGCGTCGTTGCGTCTCCCGGAGGTCAGCGGACGCCCCACGGCGACGTGCCTTTAACCGTTACCAGACTGACCGGGAAACTGAGCGACGCCGAGGATGAGATCTTCCAGCTGTGA
- the scnm1 gene encoding sodium channel modifier 1 has protein sequence MSFKREGDDRSQLNILKKRRVADLLSRFIPEDEAALLNNGRYTCLVCSYRPVFDTVDTLAVHRNGKRHLEGLKAFYGKKTQLKNEITKRRQEHHVQHEDLGQVRSAFQARVLLCVKGPSCPAPLLEQTRRLTHHALLRTVPYNSCHRRTGPKSEEEQPTSGSDPSDIGSAGSSSEAEKVSRESSSNGVSARGSSGGAAGKGSPAAGKREAAPLSARRRRELEHHLKLKSQGWLKDRSGQWVKDGNVEFDSDEEAPPSLASSPTGR, from the exons ATGTCTTTCAAGCGGGAAGGCGATGACAGGAGTCAGTTGAACATCCTGAag AAACGGCGCGTCGCGGATCTTCTCTCCCGTTTCATACCAGAGGACGAAGCAGCCCTTTTGAACAATGGAAG ATACACTTGCCTGGTGTGCTCTTACCGGCCGGTGTTCGACACCGTCGACACGTTGGCGGTCCACAGAAACGGGAAGCGGCACCTCGAAG GATTGAAAGCGTTCTATGGCAAGAAAACACAGTTGAAGAACGAAATAACTAAAAGGCGACAGGAACATCACGTCCAGCACGAAGACCTGGGACAGGTGAGGT CGGCGTTTCAGGCGcgtgttttattgtgtgtgaaGGGCCCCTCCTGTCCGGCCCCTCTCCTGGAACAGACGCGGCGGCTGACGCACCACGCTCTGCTGAGGACGGTCCCGTACAACAGCTGCCACAGAAGAACCGG GCCGAAATCTGAGGAAGAACAACCGACCTCCGGATCCGATCCCAGCGACATCGGTTCCGCCGGATCTTCCTCTGAAGCGGAAAAAGTCTCCCGGGAAAGTTCCTCGAACGGTGTATCAGCGCGCGGATCCAGCGGCGGCGCGGCAGGTAAA GGATCGCCGGCTGCTGGGAAACGGGAAGCGGCGCCGTTGAGCGCCCGGCGGAGGAGAGAGCTGGAGCATCACCTCAAGCTGAAAAG CCAGGGCTGGCTGAAAGACCGGAGCGGCCAGTGGGTCAAAGATGGGAATGTGGAGTTTGATTCGGACGAGGAGGCGCCTCCCTCGCTTGCTTCCTCACCCACGGGTCGCTGA
- the tmod4 gene encoding tropomodulin-4: protein MSDPRDIDEDAILRGLSAEELDLLEGELQEMDPENAMLPAGMRQRDQTKKGPTGPFDRDALQQHLEKLALEHEDREDLVPFTGEKKGKTFVAKKPAEVPVHEKVMLEPELEEALKNATDAEMCDIAAILGMYTLMSNKQYYDALGTTGIIANTEGINSVVKADPFKIFPDEPPNATNVEETLERIHNNDSSLTEVNLNNIKDIPIPMLKEIFEAMKGNSHVEFLSIAATRSNDPVAYACAEMLQENTSLQSLNIESNFITADGMMAIVKAMAKNAMLVELKIDNQRQKLGDSVEMEIASMLENNASILKFGYHFTQQGPRTRAAMAMTRNNDMLRQQRLR from the exons ATGTCGGACCCCAGGGACATAGACGAGGACGCCATCCTCAGGGGCCTCAGCGCCGAGGagctggacctgctggaggGCGAGCTGCAGGAGATGGATCCAGAG AACGCCATGCTGCCTGCCGGCATGCGGCAGCGCGACCAGACGAAGAAGGGCCCGACGGGTCCGTTTGACCGCGACGCCCTGCAGCAGCACCTGGAGAAGCTGGCGCTGGAGCACGAGGACCGGGAGGACCTGGTGCCCTTCACCGGGGAGAAGAAAG GAAAGACCTTCGTGGCCAAGAAACCGGCGGAGGTCCCCGTCCATGAGAAGGTGATGCTGGAGccggagctggaggaggcgctgAAGAACGCCACCGATGCAGAGATGTGTGACATCGCAG CGATCCTCGGGATGTACACGCTGATGAGCAACAAGCAGTACTACGATGCTCTGGGCACCACGGGCATCATCGCCAACACCGAGGGCATCAACA GTGTTGTGAAAGCAGATCCTTTCAAGATCTTCCCAGACGAGCCGCCCAATGCCACCAACGTGGAGGAGACCCTGGAGAGGATCCACAACAACGACAGCAGCCTGACGGAGGTCAACCTCAACAACATCAAG GACATTCCCATCCCGATGCTGAAGGAGATCTTCGAGGCGATGAAGGGGAACTCTCACGTGGAGTTTCTGAGCATCGCTGCGACCCGCAGTAACGACCCCGTGGCCTAC GCGTGTgctgagatgctgcaggagaacaCCAGTTTGCAGAGTCTTAATATCGAGTCGAACTTCATCACCGCAGACGGCATGATGGCGATCGTCAAGGCGATGGCCAAAAACGCCATGCTGGTGGAGCTGAAGATCGACAACCAG AGGCAGAAGTTGGGCGACTCGGTGGAGATGGAGATCGCCTCCATGCTGGAGAACAACGCCAGCATCCTGAAGTTCGGCTACCACTTCACCCAGCAGGGCCCCCGCACCAGGGCCGCCATGGCCATGACCCGGAACAACGACATGC TTCGCCAGCAGAGAttgagatga